The Endozoicomonas montiporae CL-33 genome contains a region encoding:
- a CDS encoding IS3 family transposase, which translates to MTAKRKRHKPEFKAQVALEAYKGEKTINQLASEHEVAAVQVSQWKRQLLQGVPEVFGRARPEVDPDALTAPLYQEIGRLKMELDWLKKKSGNVH; encoded by the coding sequence ATGACAGCAAAAAGAAAACGACATAAGCCCGAATTTAAGGCACAGGTAGCACTCGAAGCCTACAAGGGCGAAAAGACCATAAACCAGCTGGCAAGCGAACACGAAGTTGCAGCCGTTCAGGTTAGCCAGTGGAAGCGACAGCTACTCCAGGGGGTTCCAGAAGTCTTCGGCAGGGCACGGCCAGAGGTAGATCCAGATGCGCTCACTGCCCCCCTGTATCAGGAGATCGGACGGCTTAAAATGGAGCTGGACTGGTTGAAAAAAAAATCTGGCAATGTCCATTGA